AACTTATCCGCAAAATTGTTCAAATGGTTACCTTTATGTGCTTGAACCTTCACAAATTCAATATCTATGTATCTTTTATAACGTTCAATGAAAGTCTTGTACAACCTTGTTAGCTCAGTTTTCGTCCTCCACTCACCACCGATCCAGAACGCAAGTCCGGAATAATCGTGGAATATCCGCAATTTCTTTATACCTTCCTTCCAAGCGTAAAAAATTGCATACATCACAGCATAAATCTCACCGGAAACATTTCTGTGTGCTGCCAATTCTTCTGATTCGATACTGAAAGCAAATTCTTCAATCCTATCGCCGCAAACAAACACAACACCACTTCCAATGATACCGTCTTTGTAACTCCCATCTGTGTAGACATCGCAGCTTATCTTGTTCATTTTTTACCACCCTGTTGCGTTTGGTAACTTGACTTTCTATTTCTCAGTGGCAGCACGTAGAACTTCCAATATTCTCGTATAAAAAGCAGAATTGGAAGTGCAATCAACACACCGGCAAACCCCAGCACACTTCCGAAAACAAATATCGAAAGCAGTATTACAAACCAGTGGAGCTTCAAATTGTTCCCCTGTATCCTCGGCCCATAGACCCAAGATTCCGTCTGATTCACAACAACAAGCAGAACTGTGAGCCAAATCATGCCCTTAACGCCTTGCGAAGTGAACGCCAAAAGGTACATCGGCACAGCCGTGATCAGCAATCCGACAAATGGGAAAAACCCGCCTATGAAAGACAAAATCCCCAAAGTCATTGCGTACGGCACACCGATGACGTAAAGCCCTATCGTCGTAAGTGTCGCGCTCAGAAAAGAAACAAGCACTTGTCCGCGCAAGTACCTTTTCACTGCACCGAAGAAATGAAGGATGAACTGTTCTCCGTACCCTGGATCGTCGACAAACAACAAATTGAGCCTTTCTTTGAAATAGAACCTGATGCTCTCTATACCCGCCATCGTAACGATGAGCAGCACGATCATAGTGAAAAGCGATGGCAAGACGTTTGCAACGTACTTCAACAACTGTGTAAGGAACGAAGAGATGTTGGTTTTAAACTCGTTCAAATAATTAAGCACCCAGGGTGGCAGGGCTAAATTAAACTGTGCTGACTGTGCACTCTGGAGCACAGAACTGATTTGATTCACAACTATCGGGAAGAACGAACCAATTGCGTACGCAAAAATCAACACGACAATCACGTAAGCAACTACGGCAAGATAACGTTGCTTTGTCTTTTTCAGCACGTAATCGTATGGCACACTCAGAATCACTGAAAAATAATAGCCCAATATGAGCGCACCAACAACAAAAGGCACCTTCCAAGCAAGGAAGATGAAAAAAACAAAATAAACCAAAACTAGCCACGTATCCCTGAAAACTGACCGTTCAGGATTCCCGACATTCTCTCCAACCTTTGATTTCTCATTCTTTTCCTTCATCCTCATTGGACTCCTTAACAATTTTCTTTTCAATTTCCAGCACAAGTGCTTCCGCGGTAGCGAGGTTTGTTGCAAGCGGAATATTGTGCACATCGCACACCCTCAAAAGAGCGCTCACATCAGGTTCGTGCGGCTGAGCGGTGAGTGGGTCTCTTAAGAAAATCACAAAATCGATTTCTCCGTTAACAATCATCGCACCGATCTGCAAATCGCCACCGTACGGACCTGAGTGGAACTTGTTCACCTTCAGCCCGATTTTCTCCTCAATCACCTTTCCCGTAGTGCTTGTAGCGAAAAGTTCGCACCTTTCGAAAACGTTTTTCCACTCCTTAACAAACATCGCCAAGTCTAGCTTCTTCTTATCGTGCGCAATAAGTGCTACTCGGATTTTTGCCATACACATCGCTCCCATTACCCTAAATTTTCATTGACAAAAACGTACGAATTCTCCAACTTGCGTTGCGCAGCCAAATGCCGCTGGACATACTGACCGCAGTTGCTACCTATCTTGTTTTCTTCCAACTCGCCAACACTGATGATAACTTCATACCCATTCCTTTCCAATTCCTCAACGAATTTCCTGTGTTTCAACACAAGCCCGCGTTCATCCACATCCGAGTTCAACCCGTTCTCAACGGCTCTGTAGGTCGGATTAACCGGAGTAATCTTTACTAAAAACTTCTCCGGAGCAAAGTACCTCATTATAACCGATGCATCTGCCTCATTCTCCTGGGCGAGTGCGAAATTCAGCGTTACTTTTCTATCGCCTTTTTGCACAAACCGTTCACCGTACTGCGCAATCTTTTCAAATCCCCATTTTTTAACTGGAATGATCTTATCTCTTTGCTCTACACTCGTGCTGTGGATGGAAAACTGTATCTGGAATTTTCCGATATAGTACTTATTTTTAATCTCAAGCAGTCTTTCAAACCAAATCTCCCTACCAATTGGTGCGACGGTACTTATCGAAGGCATCAACCCGGGAGCATCGAGCAGTTGCGGAAGATCTTCAAGTGCGCCGAGCACATGGTCGTTCAGTGCAGGTTCCCCAACGCGCGCAAACTGGATTTTGAACTTTTCAACTGGAACGTGCGTGCCGAATCGTTTATTAACTAAAAACAGAATCTGCGCTAAAATTTCCTCTTTCGTCAACTTCCTTTTGTAATACCCACCTGCATCGCACATCGCACAACCCACCGGACATCCATCCATTGTAGAGACGATCAAGACCCACTTTTTCTCCCTTGGTATAGGTGGCTGGACAGACTCAACAAACTCTATCAGGGCGCCGTTTTTACTTTCAGCCAAGTAAACCATAGCGATATCTTCCTTACCGTAGCTGGCAACGATCTTCAAATCGTTCAGAACATGCTGAACATCGGAAAGTTTCATAACCTGAAACACCTCCAGCCAAGCATTTTATTTTTTATCTAATTAACTGTTCAACAATCTCCATCGCACACCTAATTCCATCGCCGATAGCGATCGAAGACTGCCGGATATCTGGATGCGCCGCATCACCGATCACATGCACAGGCATAGACTTTGCTGTTACCTTGGGCATTTTTCCTTCTCTGCCGATGGCGATCAAGAGTCCATCTGCGATGTATGAACCGCCTTTTGTGTAGATGTACACCTTCTCGCCCTTGTGCTCAACGAAGGCTACTGGTTCTTTGAGTTTGATCACAATACCCCTTTGCATTGCGTACTCAACCAACCTGCTAACAGCTTTCAACCTATCACTTCTCACAAAAACAATTGGTTCCATTCCATCTTCCTTTGCATGAATCGCGTAGTCCAGCGCAACGTCTCCCCCACCGTAAATCGCTACACTGCCGATATCTTTAGGAAGCTCTACATATTCATAGAACGTCTTTGGACCTTCCAGCTGCTCAATTCTTTTTGCCTCTGTACCTGTTGCGACAACTGCGATATCGCACTGGTATCTCCCATTTATCCCTGCAAGCTTGTATTCATCAACGCTTAAAATCTCATCTTTAACAACTTCTATTTTGTAGTCCTCAACGTACCACTTCAACCGATTTGCAAATTCAATGCCG
The DNA window shown above is from Fervidobacterium changbaicum and carries:
- a CDS encoding RNase H family protein, which gives rise to MNKISCDVYTDGSYKDGIIGSGVVFVCGDRIEEFAFSIESEELAAHRNVSGEIYAVMYAIFYAWKEGIKKLRIFHDYSGLAFWIGGEWRTKTELTRLYKTFIERYKRYIDIEFVKVQAHKGNHLNNFADKLAKKVLEGWTFAPHLDEFLREIQILKSKLP
- a CDS encoding AI-2E family transporter, which produces MKEKNEKSKVGENVGNPERSVFRDTWLVLVYFVFFIFLAWKVPFVVGALILGYYFSVILSVPYDYVLKKTKQRYLAVVAYVIVVLIFAYAIGSFFPIVVNQISSVLQSAQSAQFNLALPPWVLNYLNEFKTNISSFLTQLLKYVANVLPSLFTMIVLLIVTMAGIESIRFYFKERLNLLFVDDPGYGEQFILHFFGAVKRYLRGQVLVSFLSATLTTIGLYVIGVPYAMTLGILSFIGGFFPFVGLLITAVPMYLLAFTSQGVKGMIWLTVLLVVVNQTESWVYGPRIQGNNLKLHWFVILLSIFVFGSVLGFAGVLIALPILLFIREYWKFYVLPLRNRKSSYQTQQGGKK
- a CDS encoding methylglyoxal synthase, yielding MAKIRVALIAHDKKKLDLAMFVKEWKNVFERCELFATSTTGKVIEEKIGLKVNKFHSGPYGGDLQIGAMIVNGEIDFVIFLRDPLTAQPHEPDVSALLRVCDVHNIPLATNLATAEALVLEIEKKIVKESNEDEGKE
- a CDS encoding radical SAM protein, translating into MKIVASYGKEDIAMVYLAESKNGALIEFVESVQPPIPREKKWVLIVSTMDGCPVGCAMCDAGGYYKRKLTKEEILAQILFLVNKRFGTHVPVEKFKIQFARVGEPALNDHVLGALEDLPQLLDAPGLMPSISTVAPIGREIWFERLLEIKNKYYIGKFQIQFSIHSTSVEQRDKIIPVKKWGFEKIAQYGERFVQKGDRKVTLNFALAQENEADASVIMRYFAPEKFLVKITPVNPTYRAVENGLNSDVDERGLVLKHRKFVEELERNGYEVIISVGELEENKIGSNCGQYVQRHLAAQRKLENSYVFVNENLG
- a CDS encoding NAD(P)/FAD-dependent oxidoreductase; amino-acid sequence: MKVGVIGGGPAGVACAVLLKRYGVDVTIYEKEEIGGLIRNAWRVENFPPVGFISGIEFANRLKWYVEDYKIEVVKDEILSVDEYKLAGINGRYQCDIAVVATGTEAKRIEQLEGPKTFYEYVELPKDIGSVAIYGGGDVALDYAIHAKEDGMEPIVFVRSDRLKAVSRLVEYAMQRGIVIKLKEPVAFVEHKGEKVYIYTKGGSYIADGLLIAIGREGKMPKVTAKSMPVHVIGDAAHPDIRQSSIAIGDGIRCAMEIVEQLIR